The following coding sequences lie in one Xiphias gladius isolate SHS-SW01 ecotype Sanya breed wild chromosome 24, ASM1685928v1, whole genome shotgun sequence genomic window:
- the ndufs5 gene encoding NADH dehydrogenase [ubiquinone] iron-sulfur protein 5 yields the protein MPFVDVQSRLGISLDRWLLVQSGEQPNKRAARCHAFEKEWIECAHGIGQTRAKKECQLEFEDFYECMHRQKTHQRLHAIRQQRDKMVKEGTYTPPSCHSGKTDQSP from the exons ATGCCGTTCGTGGACGTGCAGTCGCGGCTCGGCATCAGCCTGGACCGCTGGCTGCTGGTGCAGAGCGGGGAGCAGCCCAACAAGCGGGCGGCACGCTGCCATGCCTTCGAGAAGGAGTGGATTGAATGTGCTCACGGCATCGGGCAGACCCGCGCCAAGAAGGAGTGTCAGCTGGAGTTTGAGGACTTCTATGAGTGCATGCACAGGCAGAAGACG CACCAGAGGCTGCATGCGATCCGTCAGCAGCGCGACAAGATGGTGAAGGAGGGGACCTACACGCCGCCATCCTGCCACTCAGGCAAGACAGACCAGTCGCCATGA